Genomic window (Paraglaciecola psychrophila 170):
TCACTGATTGGGACTTCAATGCTACCACCACAGTATGGAGTGGCATTATCGCCATGACGCTCTACCACACAACGGTTTATGGTACTAACCAGATGATGGTTCAAAGAACGTTAGCTGCAAAAAACATTGGCGATGCTAAAAAGTCCTATTTATTAATGGGTTTTGCTGCTTTCTTTATTTACTTATTTTTTATTATTCTTGGGGTACTGTTTTATAGTTATTATCAGGGTAAAACATTTGATAACGAAAACCTCATTATCCTAGAGTTTGCAGCTGAATATGGTATGCCTGGTTTAATGGGGCTAATAGCGGCAGCTGTGATGGCTGCATCCATGTCGAGTCTTGACTCCGCTTTTAACTCATTATCGACGGTTACCACCATCGATTTCTATAAAAAGTATTTCAAAAAGGGAGCTCCTGAAGCTCATTATCTGAAAGCATCTAGACTGTTCACACTGTTTTGGGCGCTACTGATCATCTTCCCTGCCATTATGTATCACCTACACAGTTCTGGCTCAATTTTAGAAGTGTTGAGTAAGGTAGGTTCCTACTTTGTAGGCGCTCAATTGGGTATGTTTGGGCTAGGGTTTTTCTCCAAACAAGCTACCGAAAACGGCTTGCTCGTGGGAACTGCAGTTGGGTTTGTGGCTGTTGTAGCTGTCGCCATTGGAACTGATGTTGCGTGGCCTTGGTATTGTTTGATTGGTGCAGGTTTCAATGTGATTGTCACTATTATTGCTAGTCGTATTATTGATGGTAAACAACATGAATTATCTGAATATACAGTCAAAGGTCAGCAATTAAAGTTTGCCAGAGAAGGATTGGCAGAAAAAGAAAACGGGTGGTATCGCATCCCGGGTAAAGTTGACCGTGTTAACTACTGGTTATTTGCATTCTTTATTTTGACCCTAATTTTCTTATGGTCTATTCAGTATATGGTTTAACAACGGATTATTATGTCAATTATAAGTCAATTTTATGATGCACTTGCGAACGATCTATCGCTAACTAACATAGTTAGCGAAGACGTAACTTTATACGCCAGCGAGCCGGTGAATGAACTTCACGGCATTGATGCCATAAAACAACAGTATTGGAAAATTTTATCGACGTCACTCTACAACATTGAACGTAGGCCATTTATTGAGTTTGATAGCATTCACAATAATCATAAATGGATTGCCGCTACAGGTTATTTAATAGGTGATTTTGTTAATGACTTGCTTGGAATACCTGCCACTAAAAAACCTGTCTATTTAAGATTTACAGAGCTGGTACAGCTGCAAAACGAAAAAATAGTCAATTATTATATCATCATAGATTTCTTAGATGTTATGCACCAAGCTGGCGTTAACCCTTTGCGAAAAAGCCTGGGGCACGATGGTTTGATAATGCCGCCGACCACTATGGATGGATTAAATCCAATAGAGTCCTATGTTGAACAAAGCCAACAATCAGAGCAACTGGTGTTATCTATGCTCGAAGAACTAGGTCGTTTTGACGGTCAATCTTTGGCTAGTATGCAGCTAGAAAATTTCTGGCATCCAGCCTTCATGTGGTATGGGCCCGCGGGCATAGGCATGACCAGAGGTATTAGTGACTTTCGAAAAAATCATCAAGGCCCCTTTGTTTTTAGTTTTCCCGACAGAGTTGTTGACCACAAAGCTGCAATCATCAAAAAAGGAAACTATGTTTCAACCGGTGGCTGGCCACATATGCATGGCTCACATTTAGCTGGAGGCTGGCTTGGCTTGCCTCCTTCAGGGATAAAACTTGAGCTTAGAGTGATTGATATTTGGCGCAGAGAAAATAACCTCTTAAAAGAAAATTGGGTTGGAATTGACATCATTCATATGTGCAAACAAATGGGCTTAGATGTTTTTGCAATGATGAAAGATGCATACCACCTTAGATGAGTATCTTTACGCGAATAGATAGAATGTCAGATCCATCATCAACGGTAATTATTTATAAACGGTGTAACCATGCAACAAGATAATGTCACTCAAGTATATTGGAAAGATTTACCAGAACTATTGTCACCTCAGGGTAAGCCAAGCCAATCATTAAAGAACTTTGATTCAGAGTTTATTGATATTGTGGATTATATTATTCGCATTACTCACCGTATTTGGGAACAGAAAAACATAGCGCTGTGTAATAATTATTATGCTGAATATTGTCCTGTACACACGTTAGGTGGCTATTCAGATGATGTTGCCACTGTAATAAAAAATACATTATTAACTTTAGCAGCATTCCCTGATCGTACGTTAATTGGTGAAAACGTGGTATGGCGAGACCTAGGCGAAAATAATGGCTATTACTCGTCACACCGTATCACAAGCATAATGACCAATAAAAATCCGTCTGAGTTTGGTGCCGCAACGGGTAAAACGGGTCGTGTTACAACCATCGCAGATTGTGTGTGTTACGAAAATAAGATTGTTTATGAATGGTTGATGCGAGATAACAGTTTTTTAGTGAAACAGTTAGGCATCAGCCTTATTGATGCGGCAACACATTTTGCTAACTTGCCTACAAACGATAGTTTTGAAGTATGGCGCGCACAAGAAATCACCCGTATCAAAGCTGGACAAGCAACGTTTCATCAGTGGCATACACCATTAGATGACAGTAGTGAAAAATTTGCCAAGCTTTGGGTAAACACACTTTTTAATAAAAAAGCCTTTGGTGAAGTAAAAGGTTTTTACCATAAGAATGCTAAATTGCAATGGCCAGGTGGCATCGAAGCTGTAGGTATTCCTGGTATCAGAGGTGTCTTTATTCAGTGGCTAGCACAAAGCCCTGAAGCGTCAGCAACATGTGACCATATTAGTGTTACTCCATTTGAAGATGACGCTACTGATATTGCAATTCGTTGGTCAGTGGCCGGAATATTTACCCCTAAAAATGAGCTCTTTTCAAAATACACAGGGCAATGCTTTTTTGTTATGGCAGCGACTCACTTACGAATAGTTAACGGTAAAATTAGCGAAGAATGGACAGTGTTTGATGAAGTTGCAGCTTATGCAAACATGATCAGAGATTACAACAACAGCGATGCAAAGCAGGGGATTGAATAATGTTAGATATGCTTATTAAAACATTCACTCAAGGCGATGTTGCCTGTTACAAATCAAGTTTGTTGCACTCTTCATTCTGGTCCCAACACAATACTAAAATGTTTGGAGAAGATAAACTGACTTCTGTACCATTAACTTGGTTAATGTCTGCAGGCCGTTGCCAAGTGTTGCAAAGCCTAGTCGTACGGCAAGCAAACATCTCAGTCATACACTTAAAACTAAAAATACAACAGCACGACTTACCAATAAATTATACATTTTGGCTGCACAATAATGGCGAAGTCATAAAGTCTGTATATGCCATAGTTGATACCTTGCAATTATCTATTGCCAAAAACACCCATGTAGATGAAATAACGTTAACTTTACCGGAGCCCGATCCATTGGTGATCCCTGATTATGATCAACAAGATAATTTACAGGGAGAATTTGCTACACCTTCTTGTCTTATTACTAAGCCGTGTTCACTCAATGTTTTATTAGACTCTTGGTGGACGATTTGGAGTAGCTCACAACTATCAAATATTGATGACGTTTATACAGAAAAATTTGATGTTTCATTACCTGGAGTCTTTCAACAAAAAAGTAGCAGTGACATGTTTGAGTTTGTGTTGTCCATAAAGTCAAAATTGACGCGTGTATTTTGTCAATTAGAAGATGTGGTTATTGAGGGTAACAACGCAGCAATAAAATGGTTTATTGACGCTGATGAATTTGGGCAAAAAATCAGACTGCCACTCATGACCATATTGAAAACGAATGGTGAGCAGATTACATCTGAAATAACCACTTGTGACATTTTAGCCTTCAATAAACGTCATCAACATTCAAAACTTTTTGAGTAAAACCTATTGAAAGATTGGTTATTTGTCATTTTTAAAAAAACGACACCGAAGGACAATTTATATGGTCTTTTGAACTAGAAATAACGATTTGTTGTGGCAGATAAGTTAAATAAACTTAATATCAAATCTTAGTGTTACTGTTCTTAAAGTGTAAAATTTTTTTTCCACTTGTGTACAAGTTTATGCACTAAAAATTATCATTCATCATATTGAGTATATATGATTCATTTATTTCCATCCCATTCATAGGATTATCCATGAAAAATGACTTTTATATACGTTTAGCTCAGCAAATTGAAGACACTAAGGCACAAGGGCTGTTCAAAAATGAACGCATTATTACGTCAAGTCAACAAGCTGATATTGAAGTTGATCATAACCAAAAAGTACTTAACTTTTGTGCCAATAATTATTTGGGGTTAGCTAATCATCCAGAATTAATAAAGGCTGCAAAATCTGGTTTAGACAGCTACGGATTTGGTGTGGCTTCGGTGCGTTTTATTTGTGGTACGCAAGATATTCATAAGCAGTTAGAAGCTACTATTAGTGAATTTTTAGGCACACAAGAGACCATACTTTATCCTTCTTGTTTTGATGCCAATGGCGGTTTATTCGAAACCATCTTAGATGCTGAAGATGCCATTATTTCGGATTCGCTAAACCACGCAAGCATCATAGATGGTGTGAGATTATCTAAGTGTAAGCGCTATCGTTACGCCAATAACGATATGCAAGCCTTAGAAGCACAGCTTATTCAAGCTGACGCGGATGGCGCACGCACTAAGCTGATTGCAACTGATGGCGTGTTCTCTATGGATGGTGTCATTGCAGACTTAGCAGCAATTTGTGACCTGGCTGACAAATATCAGGCTTTGGTTATGGTTGACGACTGTCATGCAACTGGGTTTGTTGGTAAAAATGGTCGAGGTAGCCATGAATATTGTGATGTGATGGGACGAGTTGATATTTTAACCGGTACTCTGGGAAAAGCGTTAGGCGGTG
Coding sequences:
- a CDS encoding sodium:solute symporter family transporter yields the protein MTEFGALNWTILIIYIVANLLLGLVIGKRIKTDNDFYIGQKTTPWWAIGISVVATYVSAMTFLGAPAWAYKDGLSVIAIHLNYPLVIMIVIIFFFPFFYNSGVASIYEYQEKRFGKRARALISSIWLVSQTMSSAAVLYATSAVLSFITGVDVIAAIFIVTFIALAYTVLGGITAVIWTDVIQSIILFAGAGIIFYALLNESSFSVMDSLAQLKSEGKLNPLITDWDFNATTTVWSGIIAMTLYHTTVYGTNQMMVQRTLAAKNIGDAKKSYLLMGFAAFFIYLFFIILGVLFYSYYQGKTFDNENLIILEFAAEYGMPGLMGLIAAAVMAASMSSLDSAFNSLSTVTTIDFYKKYFKKGAPEAHYLKASRLFTLFWALLIIFPAIMYHLHSSGSILEVLSKVGSYFVGAQLGMFGLGFFSKQATENGLLVGTAVGFVAVVAVAIGTDVAWPWYCLIGAGFNVIVTIIASRIIDGKQHELSEYTVKGQQLKFAREGLAEKENGWYRIPGKVDRVNYWLFAFFILTLIFLWSIQYMV
- a CDS encoding nuclear transport factor 2 family protein, whose product is MSIISQFYDALANDLSLTNIVSEDVTLYASEPVNELHGIDAIKQQYWKILSTSLYNIERRPFIEFDSIHNNHKWIAATGYLIGDFVNDLLGIPATKKPVYLRFTELVQLQNEKIVNYYIIIDFLDVMHQAGVNPLRKSLGHDGLIMPPTTMDGLNPIESYVEQSQQSEQLVLSMLEELGRFDGQSLASMQLENFWHPAFMWYGPAGIGMTRGISDFRKNHQGPFVFSFPDRVVDHKAAIIKKGNYVSTGGWPHMHGSHLAGGWLGLPPSGIKLELRVIDIWRRENNLLKENWVGIDIIHMCKQMGLDVFAMMKDAYHLR
- a CDS encoding ester cyclase gives rise to the protein MQQDNVTQVYWKDLPELLSPQGKPSQSLKNFDSEFIDIVDYIIRITHRIWEQKNIALCNNYYAEYCPVHTLGGYSDDVATVIKNTLLTLAAFPDRTLIGENVVWRDLGENNGYYSSHRITSIMTNKNPSEFGAATGKTGRVTTIADCVCYENKIVYEWLMRDNSFLVKQLGISLIDAATHFANLPTNDSFEVWRAQEITRIKAGQATFHQWHTPLDDSSEKFAKLWVNTLFNKKAFGEVKGFYHKNAKLQWPGGIEAVGIPGIRGVFIQWLAQSPEASATCDHISVTPFEDDATDIAIRWSVAGIFTPKNELFSKYTGQCFFVMAATHLRIVNGKISEEWTVFDEVAAYANMIRDYNNSDAKQGIE
- a CDS encoding glycine C-acetyltransferase, which encodes MKNDFYIRLAQQIEDTKAQGLFKNERIITSSQQADIEVDHNQKVLNFCANNYLGLANHPELIKAAKSGLDSYGFGVASVRFICGTQDIHKQLEATISEFLGTQETILYPSCFDANGGLFETILDAEDAIISDSLNHASIIDGVRLSKCKRYRYANNDMQALEAQLIQADADGARTKLIATDGVFSMDGVIADLAAICDLADKYQALVMVDDCHATGFVGKNGRGSHEYCDVMGRVDILTGTLGKALGGASGGYTSGKKEVVSWLRQRSRPYLFSNSVAPPIVAASLKVFEMMEHGDALRKQLTANAAHFRQRMSDAGFTLSGKDHAIIPVMLGDAQLASDMADKMLQKGVYVVGFSFPVVPKGQARIRTQMSAAHSLEQIDLAVDAFIEVGKELGVI